The Maridesulfovibrio hydrothermalis AM13 = DSM 14728 DNA window TTTATTTCATGGCCAAGACATACGGCCTTCATAAAAGCAGACATTGACAGGCTGCACTGCTTTGCGGTCGCACTGATCTGATCATATTCCTCTTTAGATACGTAGGTCTTAATGACTTGCTTCTTTGAGGGCATCTACTTTTCCCGAGTGCTTATTGATGCCTTCCCAGATAAGACTTATTGCATGGGGGACATGAGACTTTGGTAACTCCTTCAGCGATTTAAGGCCCATGACCTTGCATATGGAGGCAAGCAACTTTTTACGTGGTGTGTTTCCGCAATAAGCCCAGTAATCAAGCAGTCCATGAACCGTTTCCAGATCTTTCGCCGAGCAGGCGTTCACACCACGCATTTTAGGAGGAACTGCATAGAGGCACATATTGAGATAAGTCCATGCACTATCCAAAGCCAGTTTATCCATTTCATAAATATCGGAAACTCTGATTTCCCCTTCAATCTGCCTTTTGCCCTGTTCCCAGCTGATATTTTCAAGGTAGCACCAATAGCGTGCAGCACCTTCGAATGATTTCACGGCTTCCGGCTTTGCTTTCTTAAATCTGATATTTGCCTCGACCTGCGGTGGTACTATTTTCAACTTGGCCTCCATGGCATTGAAGGCCTCAAGAAATTTAATTTTCCACTCCATAGCCTTCTTGCCGGTAAACCCCATTGCAAGCAGGGAAAAACCGTCACGAGTCATGTTAAAAGCAGGCTCTTTTCGGATAGCTCCATTAGGTCCAGGAACATCACGGAACGTGGCCTGAAAATTGAGGACACGATAGTCATCTGGAATCTCCAGCTCATTTATGGATTGCAGGACATTATCATGACGTTTTTTAAAAAGTTCAGCCACGACTAAAGAGGAAACCACTGGTTGATTGTTTTCCATAATCACTTCAACTACGTCTTTTACTACCTTGTTTTTACTAGCTTTTTTATTCATCACTTATACCCCGTGTTAAAATTTATGATGCAAGTCCAAGTTTGGACTGACCTTAATTTCAGCAACATCTTACGTTGAGCCGCAGGCGAATAAGTCAACCTCAGCCCACAGGCTGGGCAGGACGTAAGGTCGTTCACTTTGAAAAAGTGGACCTACCTTACCTGTCCTGCCTTCGGACTCCGGGATATTATATGTGATTTTACGTTATTTTGACAAGATTTTTAAAAAATAACCTTAAATAACACATAGTAACGTTAAGTAACCTTAAATAACCTAAAGTAACCTTAAATAACTTTGAGTGATGTGGATAATGAGTAATATGAAGCATCTTGTCGTAGAGCAGTCCGGTGAAGTGATTATGTAAAAAATTGCGGGCTTGCTTGTAT harbors:
- a CDS encoding Rha family transcriptional regulator — encoded protein: MNKKASKNKVVKDVVEVIMENNQPVVSSLVVAELFKKRHDNVLQSINELEIPDDYRVLNFQATFRDVPGPNGAIRKEPAFNMTRDGFSLLAMGFTGKKAMEWKIKFLEAFNAMEAKLKIVPPQVEANIRFKKAKPEAVKSFEGAARYWCYLENISWEQGKRQIEGEIRVSDIYEMDKLALDSAWTYLNMCLYAVPPKMRGVNACSAKDLETVHGLLDYWAYCGNTPRKKLLASICKVMGLKSLKELPKSHVPHAISLIWEGINKHSGKVDALKEASH